The proteins below are encoded in one region of Rana temporaria chromosome 2, aRanTem1.1, whole genome shotgun sequence:
- the LOC120926850 gene encoding gap junction alpha-4 protein-like, producing MGDWSFLEKLLDQVQEHSTTVGKIWLVVLFIFRLLILSLAGESVWGDEQSDFICNTKQPGCPNVCYDQAFPISHIRYWVLQFLFVSTPTLFYLGHIAYLSRKEEKLRQKESQYRNVEEKIQHEDVALSINEKKHRKLFIQEDGSVKIRGTLMCTYITSIIFKSLFETGFIFGQWYLYGFVMPANYVCERSPCPHKVDCFVSRPMEKTIFILFMLAVSLISLCLNLVELALLTAHSICRRIKKYARATYKNDACRFQDKTFNLPTAPEPDKSCPFFPINRDKCPPYKMTDQENWVNYNTEKEMALNGGINSSLDNNVYSHDPNQLSNRSGSSISKMQYV from the coding sequence ATGGGGGACTGGAGCTTTCTGGAGAAATTATTAGACCAAGTGCAGGAGCATTCTACAACAGTTGGCAAAATCTGGCTTGTGGTGCTGTTCATATTTCGCCTTCTGATCTTAAGCCTTGCTGGGGAATCAGTTTGGGGAGATGAGCAATCAGACTTCATTTGCAACACTAAACAACCTGGTTGTCCAAATGTTTGTTACGATCAAGCTTTTCCCATTTCCCATATTCGGTATTGGGTGCTACAGTTCCTTTTCGTGAGCACCCCCACTCTGTTCTATTTGGGTCATATTGCCTACCTGTCtaggaaagaagaaaaactaagaCAGAAAGAAAGCCAATACAGGAATGTGGAGGAGAAAATTCAACACGAGGATGTTGCCTTATCAATCAATGAAAAGAAACACAGGAAATTATTCATTCAAGAGGATGGAAGCGTCAAGATCAGGGGAACACTGATGTGTACATACATAACAAGCATTATCTTTAAGAGTCTATTTGAAACTGGATTCATTTTTGGCCAGTGGTATCTCTATGGCTTTGTGATGCCTGCAAACTATGTATGTGAAAGATCTCCATGCCCTCATAAGGTGGACTGCTTTGTGTCAAGACCCATGGAGAAAACTATATTCATCCTTTTTATGCTTGCCGTCTCCCTCATCTCTTTATGCCTCAATTTAGTAGAATTGGCTCTTCTGACTGCTCACAGCATATGTCGGAGAATAAAAAAGTATGCAAGAGCCACATATAAAAATGATGCCTGTAGGTTCCAGGACAAGACTTTTAACTTACCTACTGCACCAGAGCCTGACAAATCATGTCCGTTCTTTCCAATAAATAGGGATAAATGCCCTCCCTACAAAATGACTGACCAGGAAAATTGGGTCAACTATAATACAGAGAAGGAGATGGCCCTGAATGGTGGAATTAATTCAAGTCTGGACAATAACGTTTACAGCCATGACCCGAACCAACTTTCTAACCGCTCTGGCAGTTCCATTTCAAAAATGCAGTATGTCTaa
- the LOC120926851 gene encoding gap junction alpha-4 protein-like produces MGDWEFLEKLLDQVQEHSTSIGKVWLMVLFVFRILILGLAGESVWGDEQSDFVCNTDQPGCPNVCYDKAFPISHVRFWVLQFLFVSTPTLFYLAHVIYLSRKEEKLKQKEEELRAIDEKDQQVDHAISVIERKRLKICIQEDGRIKIRGALMLTYTTSVIFKSIFEAGFLLGQWYLYGFVMPALYVCERSPCPHKVDCFVSRPMEKTIFILFMLIVSLISLLLNLLELIHLVCKSMIHALKKYSPYVPSTKYTKEEHIYPGKCSETASAPFQDKSYLYLPMTENISYPAYKVQNEDNWTNFNTEKQLCLTGGDQTLEHYSNSQFKPISPNSHAVVEKQPSRASSSSSKKQYV; encoded by the coding sequence ATGGGAGACTGGGAGTTTCTAGAGAAGTTGTTGGATCAGGTACAGGAACATTCCACAAGCATTGGGAAAGTCTGGCTAATGGTGCTTTTTGTGTTTCGCATCCTAATTCTTGGACTGGCAGGAGAATCAGTTTGGGGCGATGAACAATCTGATTTTGTCTGCAATACAGACCAGCCTGGATGTCCAAATGTCTGTTATGACAAAGCCTTTCCCATCTCTCACGTGCGCTTCTGGGTACTTCAGTTTCTCTTTGTTAGCACCCCCACCTTATTTTACTTGGCGCATGTCATTTATCTGTccagaaaagaagaaaaactgaAGCAAAAAGAGGAAGAGCTAAGGGCTATAGATGAGAAGGACCAGCAAGTGGACCATGCCATAAGTGTCATTGAGAGAAAACGTCTAAAAATCTGCATTCAAGAGGATGGTAGGATCAAAATCCGAGGAGCGCTGATGTTGACATATACAACCAGTGTAATTTTCAAGAGTATTTTTGAAGCTGGCTTTCTGCTTGGCCAGTGGTACTTGTATGGCTTTGTAATGCCTGCACTATATGTGTGTGAGAGATCCCCATGTCCTCATAAAGTGGACTGCTTTGTTTCCAGACCCATGGAGAAAACCATCTTCATTCTTTTCATGCTAATAGTGTCGCTGATCTCTCTACTACTGAACCTCTTAGAACTGATTCATCTAGTATGTAAGAGCATGATTCATGCCTTAAAGAAATACTCCCCATATGTGCCTAgcacaaaatacacaaaagaaGAGCATATATACCCAGGGAAATGCTCTGAGACAGCCAGTGCTCCTTTTCAGGACAAGTCTTACCTGTACCTTCCCATGACTGAGAACATTTCCTACCCAGCATACAAAGTACAAAATGAGGACAACTGGACAAACTTTAATACTGAGAAACAGCTATGCCTCACTGGAGGCGATCAGACACTAGAGCATTACAGCAACAGCCAATTTAAACCTATTTCTCCCAACTCCCATGCTGTTGTCGAAAAGCAACCAAGCAGAGCCAGCAGTTCATCCTCTAAGAAACAGTATGTCTGA